GCCAGGCGCCGACCGGCGAGGCTTCGCGCCAGCACCAGGCGATGATCTCGTCCAATGTGCGACCCACAACCGGAGTGCCCTTGGGCAGATCGTAGAGCCGTCTGAAAGCGTTGTTGGCGGCGATCACCCGCTCCTTCGCATCCAGGATCGTGGCGCCGTCCGGGATGAAGCGCAGCGCATCCATCACCGGCAGCACCAGCTCGGAGGCCGTCTCGGAATGGCTCTCGACATCCAGCCGCTGCCAGAGCCGCACGCGGCCGCCATCCGGGGCCCGCAGCGATGACGCGCGCAGCTTGCGGCCGTTATGGATGAATTCGAAGGGCTGCGTCTGGTTCTCGTGGCGCGTCACGCCCTCGGCGACATGCAGCGCGATGTCCGGCATTTCCTCCGGCGAGAGACGGCGCTGATAGAACCGCACCAGATTGTCCCCGTAAGGCTCGCCGACGTAGATCTCGCCTTCGTCCTCGGGGAAGAACTGCAGGAAGGTCTGGTTCCAGCACAGGGCCCTCATCTGCTCATCGTATTCGCAAACGCCTATACCAAGGGCGTCGAGCGAATCGAGCAGATAGCGCGAGAGCTTCATCCCAACGTCATTAGACGAGAGCCGTTAACAACCGGTGAGATCGGTCTTTAAGATCAACCGACCTTTCCGTAACCCGAGAATCGAGCCGAAACACGCTCCATCTCGGCCGCGTCGAGGATAACCGGCTCAAGCCCGGAGGCCAGCAGGTCGAGATACTGCCCAGCCAGATTCTCGACCTCGGCGACGATGGTATGCGCGCCAGCCAGGCTCGCGCCGAGCGCGATCACGCCGTGATTGGCGAGCAACACGGCCTTGCGGCCTTCCAGCGCTCGAACCGCGTTGGCAGCCAGCTCCGGCGAGCCGAACGTGGCATAGTCGGCGCAGCGGACATCAGCCCCGCCGCACAGCGCGATCATGTAGTGGAAGGCCGGGATGCCGCGACGCGCGCAAGAGAGCGCCGTCGCCCGCGGCGAATGCGTGTGGACGATCGCCTGCGCATCAGGCCGCGCCTTGTAAATCTCGACATGGAACGGCCATTCCGACGAGGGCTTGCGCTCGCCCGAGAGCGTCGTGCCATCGAGCGAGAGATGGATCAGGTCCTCCGGCCTTGTTTTCGCATAAGGCAGGCCGGACGGCGTGATCAGCAGCCCGCCTTCGAAACGGGCCGAGACATTGCCCGATTTCGACGGGCAGAAGCCGGCCTTGTCGATCGCCTGCGCGACCGCAACGATCTCCTCACGCAGTGTCAGTTCGTTCATGCCGCCACACCACTCGTCATCTCAGGAAAGAGCCTCGCCAGTCCCTCGGCGCTCGCCGGCGCGACGCCGCGCTCGGTGATCAGGCCGGTGACGAGCCGCGCCGGGGTGACGTCGAAGGCCGGATTACACGCCGGGCTACCGGGTGCCGTGACCTGGAAGAAACCGGTGCGGCCATCTTCGCTCTGTCCGAACAGATGCGTGACCTCGTAGCTTGCGCGCTCCTCGATCGGAATCTCCTTCAGCCCGTCCTGCAACGTCCAGTCGATCGTCGGCGACGGCAGCGCCACATAGAACGGCACGCCATTGTCCCTGGCCGCCAGCGCCTTGAGATAGGTGCCGATCTTGTTGGCGACGTCGCCGGTTGCGGTCGTCCGGTCGGTGCCGACAATCACCATGTCGACCTCACCGCGCTGCATCAGATGGCCGCCGGCATTATCGACGATCACGGCATGCGGCACGCCATGACTGCAGAGCTCGTAGGCCGTCAGCGCCGCGCCCTGGTTGCGCGGGCGCGTCTCGTCGACCCAGACATGGACAGGGATGCCGGCATCATGCGCGAGATAGATCGGCGCCAGCGCCGTGCCCCAATCCACCGTGGCGAGCCAGCCTGCATTGCAATGGGTGAGGATATTGACCGGCTCGCCCGCCGGTTTATTTGCCGCTATCTTGCGGATCACGCCGAGCCCGTGCTCGCCGATGGCATGGCAGAGCGCGACATCCTCGTCGCAGATCGCCGCCGCCTCGGCATAGGCCGCAGCGACCCGTTCGGCTTCCGGGAGATCGATCAGGCTCCGGCGCATCCGCGCCAGTGCCCAGTGCAAATTGACCGCGGTCGGCCGGGTGGCGCCGAGCATCGCCAGCGCCTGCTCCAGCGCGGTATCAGAGGCATCGATCCGCAGCGCCAGCGCCACGCCATAGGCCGCCGTCGCACCGATCAGGGGCGCACCGCGCACCGTCATGTGGCGGATGGCGTGGGCTGCCTCTTCGGCAGTCGCGAGCCTGGCCGTCTCGAAATGGAAGGGCAGCCGCGTCTGATCGATGACGCGTACGCCCCAGCCATCCTCGTCGAGCCAGATGGTGCGATAGTGCCGCCCGTGGATCTTCATGGCGTCAATGTCCGGCGAAGGAGACCAGCGTGCGCACCGGCACGCCGAGCCGTCTGATCTTGTCGGCGCCGCCGAGGTCCGGCAGGTCGATGATGAAGCAGGCCGCGACCACCTCGGCGCCGAGCGAGGAGAGCAGCTTCACCGCCGCCTCAGCCGTGCCGCCCGTGGCGACGAGATCGTCGACCAGGAGGACCCTTTCGCCGCGCGAGACCGCATCCTTGTGCACCTCGATCTCATCGGCGCCGTATTCGAGCGAATAGGGCATGCCGACGGTCTCATGCGGCAGCTTGCCCTTCTTGCGCACCGGCACGAAACCGGCCGAGAGCTGATGCGCCACGGCGCCGCCA
This sequence is a window from Bosea vestrisii. Protein-coding genes within it:
- a CDS encoding class II aldolase/adducin family protein, which encodes MNELTLREEIVAVAQAIDKAGFCPSKSGNVSARFEGGLLITPSGLPYAKTRPEDLIHLSLDGTTLSGERKPSSEWPFHVEIYKARPDAQAIVHTHSPRATALSCARRGIPAFHYMIALCGGADVRCADYATFGSPELAANAVRALEGRKAVLLANHGVIALGASLAGAHTIVAEVENLAGQYLDLLASGLEPVILDAAEMERVSARFSGYGKVG
- the mtnA gene encoding S-methyl-5-thioribose-1-phosphate isomerase, which produces MKIHGRHYRTIWLDEDGWGVRVIDQTRLPFHFETARLATAEEAAHAIRHMTVRGAPLIGATAAYGVALALRIDASDTALEQALAMLGATRPTAVNLHWALARMRRSLIDLPEAERVAAAYAEAAAICDEDVALCHAIGEHGLGVIRKIAANKPAGEPVNILTHCNAGWLATVDWGTALAPIYLAHDAGIPVHVWVDETRPRNQGAALTAYELCSHGVPHAVIVDNAGGHLMQRGEVDMVIVGTDRTTATGDVANKIGTYLKALAARDNGVPFYVALPSPTIDWTLQDGLKEIPIEERASYEVTHLFGQSEDGRTGFFQVTAPGSPACNPAFDVTPARLVTGLITERGVAPASAEGLARLFPEMTSGVAA
- a CDS encoding adenine phosphoribosyltransferase: MDRSALDDLKNAIRTIPDYPAPGIQFRDITTLLGDARAFRRTVDELVQPFAGLKIAKIAGIEARGFILGGAVAHQLSAGFVPVRKKGKLPHETVGMPYSLEYGADEIEVHKDAVSRGERVLLVDDLVATGGTAEAAVKLLSSLGAEVVAACFIIDLPDLGGADKIRRLGVPVRTLVSFAGH